From the genome of Mixophyes fleayi isolate aMixFle1 chromosome 2, aMixFle1.hap1, whole genome shotgun sequence, one region includes:
- the C2HXorf58 gene encoding uncharacterized protein CXorf58 homolog, whose product MDLSGMSSASISISLPASASIASLPPTKDYDKAKQPLITQKINIGVAAIRVQRAWRCHHNRQLFKLLKHAARAAETCATYGILKKVSPLEAELLRDPGMRCKVRFRFAGYEFPPFIVFKIFHCSGGQGSRYISGKRIINPSSEAATDACKLMGHRAYYEQMICDQLDYQKHRITDVVDVATFKDYMQYISHLDETPAHRGGRDNCWRRLSLKNMPRTTIMYDIVDYAESGTISDRLKEEMKLLLQIPRTEDVQRRQLSALTQIRSPMPPPSSAISTYLSSRYSTAPRTSSRRSHKAHLKVAKMKRLYGLGKEGQDHIDDTTDVSHRPFSDRKVTSNQVVFSDDDWDEEAEKLYAWSQGLSLDEAGMPSPVLL is encoded by the exons ATGGATTTATCTGGAATGTCAAGCGCATCAATCTCTATCAGTCTTCCTGCCAGTGCCTCTATAGCATCACTACCACCAACAAAAGATTATGATAAAGCTAAGCAACCTCTAATAACACAGAA aATCAATATTGGAGTTGCTGCTATCCGCGTTCAAAGAGCGTGGAGGTGCCACCACAACAGACAGCTTTTTAAACTCCTTAAACATGCAGCCCGGGCTGCT GAAACATGTGCAACATACGGAATTCTGAAGAAAGTTAGCCCACTGGAAGCAGAACTGTTAAGAGATCCTGGAATGCGGTGCAAAGTAAGATTCAG ATTTGCTGGTTATGAGTTTCCACCATTCATTGTTTTTAAGATTTTCCACTGTTCAGGTGGTCAAGGCAGCCGATACATCAGTGGAAAGAGAATAATTAACCCTTCAAGTGAG GCTGCAACTGATGCTTGTAAGTTGATGGGACACCGTGCATACTATGAGCAAATGATTTGTGATCAACTGGATTATCAGAAACACAGAATAACAGATGTTGTGGATGTGGCAACATTCAAAGATTACATGCaa TATATAAGTCACCTTGATGAAACTCCAGCACATCGTGGGGGACGGGATAACTGCTGGAGAAGACTGTCACTGAAGAATATGCCCAGGACAACAATTATGTATGACATAGTGGACTATGCAGAGTCTGGGACCATATCTGATAGACTGAAAGAGGAAATGAAGTTGCTCCTTCAGATACCTCGAACTGAAGACGTACAGCGCAGACAGCTCAGTGCTCTCACACAAATCAG ATCCCCCATGCCACCTCCATCATCGGCCATTTCCACCTACCTCTCATCACGTTACTCTACAGCCCCAAGAACTTCTTCCCGACGATCGCACAAAGCTCACCTGAAGGTAGCGAAAATGAAGAGACTTTATGGCCTAGGGAAAGAAGGGCAG GATCACATAGATGACACCACAGATGTCAGTCACCGACCATTTTCAGACAGAAAAGTTACATCAAACCAGGTTGTGTTTTCTGATGATGACTGGGATGAAGAAGCAGAAAAACTTTACGCTTGGAGTCAAGGCCTGTCTCTGGATGAAGCAGGAATGCCATCACCAGTACTCCTGTAA